The proteins below come from a single Cylindrospermopsis raciborskii Cr2010 genomic window:
- a CDS encoding DEAD/DEAH box helicase, with amino-acid sequence MSILHGAWLNKTKSNFDPVLFLWAETWRSESQIPMESISLTSLPYHPLAMSSLELGTWLKSYHGRIYDCIFTSNSAITKVSRNKINQAKVDSQVLAVPTNFIGRSPIICPIYSPSILVENNDRNSDHQTYLQPWRIEGFSLEPDVAIKVLCNLPLNSTNSADSFLAGDLRFWSHIARWSLDLIARCKFLPTIEINEDGSQFARWHVLLDSAIDTTRLEKFAANIPPACCNYQQLDSHNANYVDHLFFTDLPREPQELILGFLNSIIDVQIRLMLDEQSILDSRSIMSLPSLVQPWFQSLISLKNRSSPMCGDAIDLERLKETLKSWQLPLQHQLTEKVAFRTCLQLHPPTGTTDWRLGYFLQATDDDQFLIDAKTIWENPVETLVYENRQVSKPQETLLRGLGLASRLYPGITSSLETEFPECCYLQPMEAYQFIKSVSGRLEDNGLGVILPPSLANREGWANRLGLQIIAETPHNKQQNLGLKSLLKFQWQLAIGGQTISPDEFDRLVALNSPLVEINGEWVELREQDIKTAQNFFAARKQDLSLSLEEAIRISRGDTQVIEKLPVVSFDASGALQDLVTTLNDNQDIQPLPLPKNFQGQLRPYQQRGAAWLAFLERWGLGACLADDMGLGKSVQFLVFFLHLQEKNALQNPGLLLCPTSVLGNWSREIKKFAPQLKVLEFHGEKRPKGKKFAESAKEQDLVITSYSLVQRDLKLLQTVNWQVIVLDEAQNIKNYDSKQSQSVRKLEAKFRIALTGTPVENRLQELWSILDFLNPGYLGNKQFFQRRFAIPIEKYGDVSSLNQLRSLVQPFILRRLKSDKSIIQDLPQKQEMTVFCGLTKEQAELYQNAVDKSLSEIQSASGLQRRGMILSLLVKLKQICNHPAQYLHESSLEKYSSAKLQRLQEMLEEVIAEKSRALIFTQFAELGKLLQPYLAKHLDREIFFLYGTTGKKQREEMVDRFQQDPQGPPIMILSLKAGGVGLNLTRANYVFHFDRWWNPAVENQATDRAFRIGQTQNVQVHKFVCRGTLEEKIHDMIESKKQLAQQVISSGEEWLTQLDTDQLRDLLFLDRNAIVDDEED; translated from the coding sequence GTTGATTCACAAGTGCTCGCTGTACCGACTAATTTTATAGGAAGATCCCCAATTATTTGCCCCATATATTCCCCAAGTATATTAGTAGAGAATAATGATAGAAATAGTGATCACCAAACCTATTTACAACCCTGGCGAATAGAGGGTTTTTCCTTAGAACCTGATGTGGCTATTAAAGTGCTGTGTAATTTACCATTAAATTCCACTAATAGTGCAGATAGTTTTTTGGCGGGAGACCTGAGATTTTGGTCCCATATAGCAAGATGGTCTTTAGATTTAATAGCTCGCTGTAAATTTTTACCCACTATAGAAATAAATGAAGACGGTTCTCAATTTGCTCGGTGGCACGTACTCTTAGATAGTGCTATAGATACAACCAGATTAGAAAAATTTGCTGCTAATATTCCCCCGGCATGTTGTAATTATCAACAGCTTGATTCCCATAATGCAAATTATGTTGACCACTTGTTCTTTACGGATCTACCTAGGGAACCGCAGGAGTTAATTTTGGGATTTCTCAATAGCATCATAGATGTACAAATTCGTCTTATGCTAGATGAGCAATCCATTTTGGATAGTCGGTCAATCATGTCCTTGCCATCATTAGTGCAACCATGGTTCCAGTCTTTGATCAGTTTGAAGAATAGATCATCTCCAATGTGTGGGGATGCCATAGACCTAGAGAGATTAAAAGAGACCCTAAAATCTTGGCAATTGCCCTTACAACACCAATTAACAGAAAAAGTAGCTTTTAGAACTTGTTTACAACTGCATCCACCCACAGGGACAACAGATTGGCGTTTAGGTTATTTTTTGCAAGCTACTGATGATGACCAATTTCTCATTGATGCCAAAACCATATGGGAGAATCCAGTGGAAACATTGGTGTATGAAAATCGCCAGGTCAGTAAACCCCAAGAGACTTTATTGCGGGGTTTGGGTTTAGCCTCCCGATTATATCCTGGGATTACCAGTAGTTTAGAGACAGAATTCCCGGAATGCTGTTATCTTCAACCTATGGAAGCATATCAGTTTATTAAATCTGTCAGTGGGAGATTAGAGGATAATGGGTTAGGGGTAATTTTGCCTCCCAGCTTAGCTAATCGTGAAGGTTGGGCAAATCGTTTAGGTTTGCAAATTATCGCCGAAACACCACACAATAAACAACAGAATTTAGGTTTAAAAAGTTTATTAAAATTCCAATGGCAATTGGCAATTGGTGGTCAGACCATTTCTCCAGATGAATTTGACCGATTAGTGGCTTTAAATAGTCCCTTGGTAGAAATTAACGGTGAATGGGTAGAACTGCGAGAACAGGACATTAAAACTGCCCAAAACTTTTTTGCTGCTCGTAAACAGGATTTATCTTTGTCCTTAGAAGAAGCCATAAGAATTAGTAGAGGTGACACCCAGGTAATTGAAAAATTACCAGTTGTTAGTTTTGATGCTTCTGGTGCATTACAAGATTTAGTTACCACCTTAAATGATAACCAAGATATTCAACCTTTACCCCTACCCAAAAATTTTCAAGGTCAGCTTCGACCTTATCAACAAAGAGGAGCTGCTTGGTTAGCCTTTTTAGAAAGATGGGGTTTGGGTGCTTGTTTAGCTGATGATATGGGACTGGGAAAATCTGTACAGTTTCTGGTTTTTTTTCTACATCTGCAAGAAAAAAATGCCTTACAAAATCCCGGTCTTCTCCTATGTCCTACTTCTGTTTTGGGCAACTGGTCTAGGGAAATAAAAAAATTTGCCCCTCAACTCAAGGTTTTGGAATTTCATGGTGAAAAACGTCCCAAAGGTAAGAAGTTTGCTGAGAGTGCTAAGGAGCAGGATTTAGTAATTACTAGTTATTCTTTGGTGCAACGGGATCTTAAGTTATTGCAAACTGTTAATTGGCAAGTTATTGTTTTAGATGAAGCTCAAAACATCAAAAATTATGATTCTAAACAATCTCAGTCGGTGCGCAAATTAGAAGCCAAATTTCGTATTGCTTTAACTGGAACACCCGTGGAAAACCGATTACAGGAATTATGGTCTATTCTGGATTTTCTGAATCCTGGTTATTTGGGTAATAAACAATTTTTTCAAAGACGATTTGCTATACCCATTGAAAAATATGGTGACGTATCATCCTTAAATCAATTGCGTTCCTTAGTACAACCCTTTATTTTGCGACGATTGAAATCGGATAAATCCATTATTCAAGATTTACCACAAAAGCAAGAAATGACTGTATTTTGTGGTTTAACTAAGGAGCAAGCAGAATTGTATCAGAATGCCGTTGATAAATCTTTGAGCGAAATTCAGTCAGCTAGTGGTTTACAACGTCGCGGCATGATTTTATCTTTGTTAGTAAAACTAAAACAAATTTGTAATCACCCCGCCCAATACCTCCATGAGTCTAGCCTGGAAAAGTATAGTTCCGCTAAGTTGCAGCGTTTACAAGAAATGCTAGAAGAAGTCATAGCAGAAAAGAGTAGGGCTTTGATATTTACCCAATTTGCAGAGTTGGGAAAATTATTGCAGCCCTATTTAGCAAAGCATCTAGACAGGGAGATTTTCTTTTTATATGGAACTACTGGCAAAAAGCAGAGAGAAGAAATGGTAGATAGATTTCAACAGGATCCACAAGGTCCACCAATTATGATTTTGTCTTTAAAAGCTGGGGGTGTGGGTTTAAACCTAACTAGGGCAAACTATGTTTTTCATTTCGATAGATGGTGGAATCCTGCAGTGGAAAACCAAGCAACTGACCGAGCTTTTAGAATTGGACAAACTCAGAATGTCCAAGTCCACAAGTTTGTCTGTAGGGGAACTCTAGAAGAAAAGATCCATGACATGATTGAAAGCAAAAAACAATTGGCACAGCAAGTAATTAGTTCCGGTGAAGAATGGTTAACCCAGCTGGATACAGATCAATTACGTGATTTGTTGTTTCTGGATAGAAACGCTATTGTTGATGACGAAGAAGATTAA